In the genome of Dyadobacter fermentans DSM 18053, the window CCGAGCTCACCAGGTCGCTGTAATCGGAGAAGGGCTTGCCGTTCACGCGGATCACTTTATCGCCGGTTTTAAGCCCAATTTCCTGAGCGAGTTCGCCCGCCACGATGCCGTACTTATTCACTTCATTGATCGAAAGGAACTTCCTGCCGTCGTGGTAAGCAATGGCAATGAATATGATAATCCCCACGATTACGTTTACGATGATCCCGCCGAGCATGACAATCAGCCTTTGCCAGGCTGGTTTCGAGCGGAATTCCCACGGCTGCGGTTCCTGGCTCATGCTTTCGGTGTCCATCGACTCGTCGATCATCCCGGAAATTTTTACAAACCCGCCCAGCGGTATCGCGCCTATGCCGTACTCTGTTTCGCCTTTCTGGAAACTGAAAATTTTAGGAGGAAAGCCTATAAAGTATTTTTCAACCCTCATTCCGAACATTTTTGCGGCGGCCATGTGCCCCCACTCATGCAACCCCACCAGGATCGACAGGCCCAGGATAAGCTGCCCTGCCATGATCAATATTTCCAATGCTTTCTGTAATTCCATTCAGGTTTTGTAATCGCTACGGGTTAATTGTACAAGAATTAAAAAGTTCGACCTCCGCTGCCGGATCAGTATTTTAAACGTAAATGTAAACAGTAAAGTTACGCAAATCCTCGTATAACCGTACAAATGACCGTCATGAGTGTACAAGTGGAGATTCGTCCGGGCCGATCGCAATGCCCATCATGCGCATCAGCTCCGAGGCATTGAAGCTCCGGCAGATGCCGTCGTGCAGGCGGTAGTCGAAATGCAGCTGGCCATTCTCTACATCCGACCGGAAATGGAAGTTGTGAATGTACGTTTCCGTCGCGCCCCATTCGCCGAGTTCGAGGTCGTGGGTGGACACCATGCCCGATGCTTTTTTCGTGTGCAGCTGCCGGATCAGCGCTTCGGCGCCGCGGTGGCGGTCGGCCGAGTTGGTCCCTTTCAGTATTTCATCAAGTAGATAAAAAACCGGCGCATTGGCCTGCTCGTCGGCCAGTTCGAGGAGTTTTCGGAGCCTTTTCAATTCGGCGTAAAAAGAGGACGTGCTTTCTTCGAGCGAATCCTGCGTGCGCATGCTGCTGAACACCCGCACGGGCGAGCACGCGAGTGCGCCCGCGCTCACTACCGCCCCCATTTGCGCCAGCACGAGGTTGAGGCCGATCGTGCGCAGAAATGTACTTTTGCCCGACATGTTGGAACCCGTCACAAGAATCGTCTTGCCCGTGCCCTGCATCGCAAAATCGTTACTGATTCGCTTTGCTCCCGGAATAAGCGGATGGCCTAAATCGGCTGCGCTGATCGTTACTTCGGCAGTGTCACTCACTTGCGGCACAATGTAATGCGGGTTGGCGAATGCGTGGCCAGCCACACTGTTCATCGCCTCGGTATCGGCCAGTACATCGAGCCAGTGATTGAGGTGGCTGTGGTGTTCGGCCTTCCAGGCTTCCAGGCCGGCCAGGCAATGCATATCCCAAAGCGTGGGAATGCCCACAAAAATGGCGAAATAGGGATTGTTGCGGTAATCGAGCTTTTCGAACAGGTTCCCCACCTTCGCGAGCGCTGCCGACGAGCCGGTAATCCGCGCCTTCCGCGACT includes:
- a CDS encoding MutS-related protein — its product is MKNTEITSSASRQFFQAEKEKATTAEQAANERFKRIALLRLATFAGMVLLAVVWNKTGVAYWGIGILVLLVIFLVLMGKQQQARIGRNFQRNLVTINDDELARLDFRFKRPDTGAGFREKDHHYADDLDIFGEYSLFKLLNRTRTAEGSRRLANWLKNPATPPEIALRQAAATDFSRHPGLMQQWEATALLHEHAASHVGEFQTWVVEMFPAPLQAALKWRWFPLVTLAIMVLYFAGIVPGYAVFASLAVHLFILGRYTEFVKVLANRTTSMGQTLTAYSELLKKAEDAPYQSAWWQSRKARITGSSAALAKVGNLFEKLDYRNNPYFAIFVGIPTLWDMHCLAGLEAWKAEHHSHLNHWLDVLADTEAMNSVAGHAFANPHYIVPQVSDTAEVTISAADLGHPLIPGAKRISNDFAMQGTGKTILVTGSNMSGKSTFLRTIGLNLVLAQMGAVVSAGALACSPVRVFSSMRTQDSLEESTSSFYAELKRLRKLLELADEQANAPVFYLLDEILKGTNSADRHRGAEALIRQLHTKKASGMVSTHDLELGEWGATETYIHNFHFRSDVENGQLHFDYRLHDGICRSFNASELMRMMGIAIGPDESPLVHS